In one Streptomyces venezuelae genomic region, the following are encoded:
- a CDS encoding class I SAM-dependent methyltransferase, producing the protein MSDDHTQVQEFFTARAADWDTRFPDDGPAYRAAVAELALSPGSTVLDAGCGTGRALPALRDAVGPSGVVLGADLTQAMLEAATRAGRDLAGQLLLADVTRLPVRTQSLDAVFGAGLISHLPDPGENLRELRRVVRPGGLLALFHPIGRAALAARQGRQITPDDLRAEANLGPLLAGSGWLMTSYVDEDARFLALAVRQD; encoded by the coding sequence ATGAGCGACGACCACACGCAGGTCCAAGAGTTCTTCACGGCCCGCGCGGCCGACTGGGACACACGCTTTCCCGACGACGGGCCCGCCTATCGAGCCGCTGTTGCCGAACTCGCCCTGAGCCCCGGCTCCACCGTGCTCGACGCCGGCTGCGGCACAGGGCGGGCGCTGCCGGCGCTGAGAGACGCCGTAGGGCCCTCGGGCGTCGTGCTCGGCGCCGACTTGACGCAGGCGATGCTGGAGGCCGCGACGCGGGCAGGCAGGGACCTCGCCGGGCAGCTGCTGCTCGCCGACGTGACACGTCTGCCGGTGCGCACGCAGTCACTCGACGCCGTGTTCGGCGCCGGACTGATCTCACATCTGCCCGACCCCGGCGAGAACCTCCGGGAGTTGCGGCGGGTCGTCCGCCCCGGAGGGCTGCTGGCACTCTTCCACCCCATCGGCAGGGCGGCGCTCGCGGCACGTCAGGGGCGGCAGATCACCCCCGACGACCTGCGGGCCGAGGCCAACCTGGGACCGCTGCTCGCGGGTTCCGGCTGGCTCATGACCTCGTACGTCGACGAGGACGCCCGCTTCCTCGCTCTGGCCGTGCGCCAGGACTGA
- a CDS encoding alpha/beta fold hydrolase, protein MKEAQFDAQGSRVRWTEVDGAGPARIYVHGLGAASTVYHAHIAARPELAGRRTLFVDLPGHGLSDRPADFGYSLEDHADAVAAVLDEAQVTGAEIIAHSMGGSVAIVLAHRRPELVTRLVLTEANLDPRPPATAGSSGIASYTEDDFIAGGYARVLEKAGPTWAATMRLADPVALHRSATGLVAGTHPTMRRMLLGLPVDRVYLQGDASGELAGRDELTAAGVRVVTVPGAGHNVMFDNADAFAAAIAGG, encoded by the coding sequence GTGAAGGAGGCCCAGTTCGATGCGCAGGGCAGCCGAGTGCGGTGGACCGAGGTGGATGGGGCCGGCCCGGCGCGGATCTACGTCCATGGCCTCGGGGCGGCGTCCACGGTCTATCACGCCCACATAGCGGCACGGCCCGAACTGGCCGGGAGGCGCACTCTGTTCGTGGATCTGCCCGGACACGGCCTCAGTGACCGGCCTGCCGACTTCGGCTATTCCTTGGAAGACCACGCGGACGCAGTGGCCGCCGTCCTTGACGAGGCGCAGGTGACAGGGGCGGAAATCATCGCGCACAGTATGGGCGGCTCCGTGGCCATCGTGCTCGCACACAGGCGCCCCGAGCTCGTGACCAGGCTGGTCCTCACCGAGGCCAACCTCGATCCTCGTCCTCCCGCGACGGCAGGCAGCAGCGGCATCGCTTCGTACACGGAAGACGACTTCATCGCGGGTGGCTACGCCCGCGTGCTGGAGAAGGCCGGCCCCACCTGGGCGGCCACCATGCGCCTCGCGGACCCCGTGGCTCTTCACCGGAGCGCGACCGGACTCGTCGCGGGAACTCACCCGACGATGCGGCGGATGCTCCTGGGGCTGCCGGTCGACCGCGTCTACTTGCAGGGCGACGCGAGCGGAGAGCTTGCTGGGCGCGACGAACTGACGGCGGCAGGGGTGCGCGTGGTCACCGTGCCAGGAGCGGGACACAACGTCATGTTCGACAACGCGGACGCCTTCGCCGCCGCGATCGCCGGGGGATGA
- a CDS encoding PadR family transcriptional regulator — MLELAILGFLYDAALHGYELRKRITALTGHVRPVAESTLYPAIKRLEKAGLLARETQPGAVAAPRHVLSLTPAGGQELRKRLAEPARGDITDENRWFTLLAFLRHLDDVEAQAGVLRQRLAFLEEPASFFYDGERPLRAEELEDPFRRGILTIARATSRAELAWLRDTLASLDGSTR, encoded by the coding sequence ATGCTCGAACTGGCCATCCTCGGATTCCTCTACGACGCAGCCCTGCACGGCTACGAACTGCGCAAGCGCATCACCGCGCTGACCGGGCATGTGCGGCCCGTGGCGGAAAGCACCCTCTATCCCGCCATCAAGCGGCTGGAGAAGGCCGGGCTGTTGGCCAGGGAGACTCAGCCGGGTGCCGTGGCCGCGCCGCGCCACGTCCTCAGCCTCACTCCGGCCGGCGGGCAGGAACTGCGGAAGCGACTCGCCGAGCCGGCGCGGGGGGACATCACCGACGAGAACCGATGGTTCACACTTCTCGCCTTCCTGCGCCACCTCGACGACGTGGAGGCACAGGCTGGGGTGCTGCGGCAGCGCCTCGCCTTCCTGGAGGAGCCGGCCAGCTTCTTCTATGACGGTGAACGGCCGCTGCGCGCCGAGGAGCTCGAGGACCCCTTCCGGCGCGGGATCCTCACGATCGCCCGAGCGACGAGCCGTGCCGAACTGGCCTGGCTGCGCGACACCTTGGCATCACTCGACGGAAGTACTCGCTGA
- a CDS encoding MHYT domain-containing protein has translation MGHLDHATFGWLTPVLSYAMASIGAALGLCCTVRALDATGRSRRNWLITAASALGTGIWTMHFVAMLGFGVTGTEIHYDVLLTFVSLLVAMAVVGAGVFAVGYGRDRGRALALGGLTTGLGVASMHYLGMAALNLHGDVRYDPVLVGLSVVIAVVAATAALWAGLNIKSPLAVVAASLVMGGAVTSMHYTGMLAVSVRVTPSEAALPGATTMQFIFPVAVGLGSYLFLTSAFVALSPTKGEREASVSAQRPVDGVAS, from the coding sequence ATGGGACACCTGGACCACGCCACCTTCGGCTGGCTGACCCCCGTGCTGTCGTACGCGATGGCCAGTATCGGCGCCGCCCTCGGGCTGTGCTGCACCGTCCGCGCCCTGGACGCCACAGGCAGGTCACGGCGGAACTGGCTCATCACCGCCGCCTCCGCCCTCGGGACCGGCATCTGGACGATGCATTTCGTCGCCATGCTCGGCTTCGGCGTCACGGGCACGGAGATCCATTACGACGTGCTCCTCACCTTCGTGAGCCTCCTCGTCGCGATGGCCGTCGTCGGCGCCGGGGTCTTCGCCGTCGGATACGGCCGCGACCGAGGACGCGCCCTCGCGCTGGGCGGACTCACCACAGGGCTCGGCGTCGCGAGCATGCACTACCTCGGCATGGCGGCCCTGAACCTGCACGGTGACGTGCGCTACGACCCGGTCCTGGTAGGGCTCTCCGTGGTCATCGCGGTCGTTGCGGCGACCGCGGCGCTCTGGGCCGGTCTCAACATCAAGTCTCCGCTCGCGGTCGTTGCGGCTTCTCTGGTCATGGGCGGAGCCGTGACCAGCATGCACTACACCGGAATGCTCGCGGTCAGTGTGCGGGTGACCCCTTCGGAGGCCGCCCTGCCCGGAGCCACCACGATGCAGTTCATCTTTCCCGTCGCCGTCGGCCTCGGTTCCTACCTGTTCCTGACCTCTGCCTTCGTCGCACTGTCCCCCACCAAGGGCGAGCGTGAGGCCTCCGTGTCGGCCCAGCGACCCGTTGACGGTGTCGCCTCCTGA